One Halarcobacter ebronensis genomic window carries:
- the aat gene encoding leucyl/phenylalanyl-tRNA--protein transferase, which yields MELLDKKNKIYLLDDNNHDFPTLEMMKDDLVAVGGDFHPQRLINAYKNGIFPWFIDDYNYIHWFSPKKRMVLFPNEFKLSKSLKRTINNKGYIVKTNENFEEVMRNCSNIKRKHEDETWIDENFIIAYTNLNKLDFAYSIECYLDEELVGGLYGVMINDIFCGESMFAKQKDASKVALYHLCNQAEQNGIKLIDCQVYNKHLASLGAKEIPREEYIKLLKNS from the coding sequence ATGGAATTATTAGATAAAAAAAACAAAATCTATTTATTAGATGACAACAACCACGATTTCCCTACACTTGAAATGATGAAAGATGATTTAGTTGCAGTGGGTGGAGATTTCCATCCACAAAGATTGATTAATGCATACAAAAATGGAATATTCCCTTGGTTTATTGATGATTACAACTACATTCATTGGTTCTCTCCAAAAAAAAGAATGGTTCTTTTTCCAAATGAATTCAAACTCTCAAAAAGTCTTAAAAGAACAATCAATAACAAAGGTTATATTGTAAAAACAAATGAAAACTTTGAAGAGGTTATGCGAAACTGTTCAAATATAAAAAGAAAACATGAAGATGAAACATGGATTGATGAGAACTTCATAATAGCCTATACAAATCTTAATAAACTTGATTTTGCATACTCAATTGAATGTTATTTAGATGAAGAGCTTGTTGGGGGACTTTATGGTGTTATGATAAATGACATTTTTTGTGGAGAGAGTATGTTTGCAAAACAAAAAGATGCTTCCAAAGTAGCTTTGTATCATCTATGTAATCAAGCTGAACAAAATGGAATAAAATTAATAGACTGTCAAGTTTATAACAAACATTTAGCCTCTTTAGGAGCAAAAGAGATTCCTAGGGAAGAGTATATAAAACTACTAAAAAACTCTTAA
- a CDS encoding methyl-accepting chemotaxis protein — MLNKISIKIKLYILAGLSIFGLIVLSLLLFQSVSTIYSLSSSKTLIEELDTSMLMLRRNEKDFLARKELKYKEEFSTNVKQLEQNIALLEKDLKENSIDIAEVENFKKVIEEYKGIFFELIAMQQKIGLTHNDGLYGSLRDAVHKVQEGAKKSKNHELLSIVYDLRKQEKDFMLRKDLKYVDKFTQIVDGLLNRSDLLDEDIKGFLVNYKRDFISLVEAEKELGLNSKVGIQGKMRQTIHKTEQLLVKMSDEVTIVVEKAIDKTKIVALVVSFVVILLIVIFSLIISRSVAHRLENFQSGLLTFFKYLNREIHEVKPLDANNYDEVGIMSTVVNENINKIKASIEEDRKTINNTIEVLSEFEKGAFAKKVEVSSSNPSLKELTTLINKMGTNLERNITTILDILEQYSNSNFLNRVPMEGLKEHILELATGVNSLGNAITAILVDNKKNGVQINDSSNILFENTKILNTNSNKAAVALEETAAALEEITSNVTHNTETIAQMAKYANELNSAASQGEKLATQTTISMDEINNEVTAINDAITVIDQIAFQTNILSLNAAVEAATAGEAGKGFAVVAQEVRNLASRSAEAAKEIKNLVENANIKANSGKSIADTMIKGYNSLNENVSKTISLISSVETASKEQLTGIRQINDAINSLDQQTQQNAVIAGQTQEIASATAVIAKEIIEDANKKEFEGKNTIHESKKSVSTKTPKKEELKETHKEKNKENTKVNNKDKKFEPINNKDDEWESF; from the coding sequence ATGTTAAACAAAATCTCGATAAAAATCAAGCTGTACATACTAGCTGGGCTCTCAATTTTTGGTTTAATTGTTTTGAGTTTACTTCTTTTTCAATCAGTTTCAACAATATATTCATTAAGTAGCTCAAAAACATTAATTGAAGAGTTAGATACTAGTATGTTGATGTTAAGAAGAAATGAGAAGGATTTCCTTGCTAGAAAAGAGTTAAAGTATAAAGAGGAGTTCTCTACAAATGTTAAACAATTAGAGCAAAATATAGCTCTTTTGGAAAAAGATTTAAAAGAAAACTCTATTGATATAGCTGAAGTTGAAAATTTCAAAAAAGTAATTGAAGAGTACAAAGGTATATTTTTTGAATTAATTGCAATGCAACAAAAAATAGGTTTGACTCATAATGATGGACTATATGGAAGTTTAAGGGATGCAGTACATAAAGTTCAAGAGGGTGCAAAAAAATCAAAAAATCATGAATTGTTGTCAATAGTTTATGACTTAAGGAAACAAGAGAAAGATTTTATGCTAAGAAAAGATTTAAAATATGTTGATAAGTTTACCCAAATAGTTGATGGACTATTAAATAGAAGTGATTTGCTTGATGAAGATATTAAGGGTTTCTTGGTTAATTATAAAAGAGATTTTATTTCATTGGTTGAAGCAGAAAAAGAGTTAGGGCTTAATAGCAAAGTTGGAATCCAAGGAAAAATGAGACAAACTATTCATAAAACAGAGCAGTTACTTGTTAAAATGAGTGATGAAGTTACTATTGTAGTCGAAAAAGCAATTGATAAAACAAAAATTGTAGCTTTGGTCGTCTCTTTTGTTGTAATTTTATTAATTGTTATTTTCTCTTTGATAATCTCAAGAAGTGTTGCACATAGATTGGAAAATTTCCAAAGTGGACTTTTGACTTTCTTTAAATACTTAAATAGAGAGATACATGAAGTTAAACCTTTAGATGCAAATAACTATGATGAGGTTGGAATAATGTCAACTGTAGTTAATGAAAATATTAATAAGATAAAAGCATCTATAGAAGAAGACAGAAAAACAATAAATAATACAATTGAAGTATTATCAGAGTTTGAAAAGGGTGCCTTTGCAAAAAAAGTTGAAGTTTCATCTTCAAACCCATCATTAAAAGAGCTTACTACTTTAATAAACAAAATGGGTACAAATTTAGAAAGAAATATTACAACAATATTGGATATTTTAGAGCAATATTCTAATAGTAATTTTTTAAATAGAGTCCCAATGGAAGGTTTAAAAGAGCATATATTAGAGTTGGCAACTGGAGTTAACTCTTTAGGTAATGCAATTACTGCTATTTTAGTGGATAACAAAAAAAATGGTGTTCAAATTAATGACTCTAGTAACATACTTTTTGAGAATACAAAAATATTAAATACTAACTCAAATAAAGCTGCAGTTGCACTTGAAGAGACAGCAGCAGCTCTTGAAGAGATTACTAGTAATGTGACACACAATACAGAAACAATAGCACAAATGGCAAAATATGCAAATGAGTTAAATAGTGCAGCCTCTCAAGGGGAAAAACTTGCAACACAAACAACTATTTCTATGGATGAAATAAACAATGAAGTAACAGCAATAAATGATGCAATTACAGTAATTGACCAAATTGCATTTCAAACAAATATTCTTTCACTTAATGCGGCTGTAGAAGCTGCAACTGCTGGAGAAGCTGGAAAAGGTTTTGCTGTTGTTGCCCAAGAGGTTAGAAATCTAGCAAGTAGATCTGCTGAAGCAGCTAAAGAGATAAAAAATCTTGTTGAAAATGCAAATATTAAAGCAAACAGCGGTAAATCAATTGCAGATACTATGATAAAAGGGTATAACAGTTTAAATGAGAATGTATCAAAAACAATCTCTTTAATCTCTAGTGTTGAAACAGCAAGTAAAGAGCAATTAACAGGAATAAGACAAATAAATGATGCAATTAACTCTTTAGATCAACAAACTCAACAAAATGCTGTAATTGCAGGACAAACACAAGAGATTGCAAGTGCAACTGCTGTTATTGCAAAAGAGATTATTGAAGATGCAAATAAAAAAGAGTTTGAAGGGAAAAACACTATACATGAGAGTAAAAAAAGTGTTAGCACAAAAACACCTAAAAAAGAAGAGCTAAAAGAGACTCATAAAGAAAAAAACAAAGAAAATACTAAGGTAAATAACAAAGATAAAAAATTTGAACCAATCAATAACAAAGATGATGAGTGGGAAAGTTTTTAG
- a CDS encoding ABC transporter substrate-binding protein: MERRDFMRVAAAASVLPFLRYLPTEAHAASRDGVLVIVSGHTINSLDLHRQGTNRPSYEVTVNIYDRLVRFGLKTLADGTISYDSTKIEPQIAKSWEFSEDRKSITFKIDERAKFWDGTPVTAHDVKWSFDRAVSLGGFPTVQMKAGSMSDPKQFVVVDDMTFRIDTLIASKLTLPDLAVPIPFIINSKVAKQHATAKDPWATEYLHKTPAGSGPYKIARWDAGQQYVYERNDDYEVGTKPAIKRVIVREVPSASTRRALLERKDADLYTDVPPKDVKEFKEQGKIKVSGAPVDNCLHVLGLNVKYKPFDNKKVRQAIAYALPYKEILSSGAYGRGEVMFGAKETKPSTIKWPQPFPYDTNIEKAKKLLEEAGFKDGFETTLSYNLGMADWEEPTALLIQEALKKIGIKVKLDKIPGANWRTAALVEKRLPMHLENFGGWLNYPDYYFFWAYQYGHLFNSSNYKNEEMETLVEKTLHMEVNNPEYEKLIKQMIEIAFEDVPRIPLYQPYLDAAMQKNVDGYSSWFHRQLDCSTLTKS; encoded by the coding sequence ATGGAAAGAAGAGATTTTATGAGAGTAGCGGCAGCAGCTTCTGTATTGCCATTTTTAAGATATTTACCAACAGAAGCACATGCAGCTTCTAGAGATGGAGTTTTAGTTATTGTTTCAGGACATACAATTAATAGTTTAGATTTACATAGACAAGGTACAAATAGACCTAGTTATGAAGTAACAGTAAACATCTATGATAGACTTGTAAGATTTGGTCTTAAAACATTAGCAGATGGAACAATCTCTTATGACTCAACAAAAATTGAACCTCAAATTGCAAAATCATGGGAGTTTTCAGAAGATAGAAAATCAATCACATTTAAAATTGATGAAAGGGCAAAATTTTGGGATGGAACACCAGTAACTGCCCATGATGTAAAATGGTCATTTGATAGAGCTGTAAGTTTAGGTGGTTTTCCAACTGTACAAATGAAAGCTGGTTCTATGAGTGATCCTAAACAGTTTGTTGTTGTTGATGATATGACTTTTAGAATTGATACACTAATTGCTTCTAAACTAACACTTCCAGATTTAGCTGTTCCAATTCCATTTATTATTAATTCAAAAGTAGCTAAACAACACGCAACTGCAAAAGATCCTTGGGCAACTGAGTATCTACACAAAACTCCTGCTGGTTCAGGTCCATATAAAATTGCAAGATGGGATGCTGGGCAACAGTATGTTTATGAGAGAAATGACGACTATGAAGTAGGTACAAAACCTGCAATTAAAAGAGTAATTGTAAGGGAAGTTCCTTCAGCTTCTACAAGAAGAGCTTTACTTGAAAGAAAAGACGCTGACCTTTATACAGATGTTCCGCCAAAAGATGTAAAAGAGTTTAAAGAGCAAGGGAAAATAAAAGTTTCAGGTGCTCCTGTTGATAACTGCTTACATGTTTTAGGATTAAATGTAAAATATAAACCCTTTGACAATAAAAAAGTTAGACAAGCTATTGCTTATGCACTTCCATACAAAGAGATTTTATCTTCAGGAGCTTATGGCAGAGGGGAAGTTATGTTTGGAGCAAAAGAGACAAAACCTTCAACAATAAAATGGCCACAACCTTTCCCTTATGATACAAATATAGAAAAAGCTAAAAAACTACTTGAAGAGGCTGGATTTAAAGATGGTTTTGAAACAACACTATCTTATAACCTTGGAATGGCTGATTGGGAAGAACCAACTGCTCTTTTAATTCAAGAAGCACTCAAAAAAATCGGTATAAAAGTCAAACTTGACAAAATCCCTGGGGCAAATTGGAGAACAGCAGCTTTAGTTGAAAAAAGACTTCCAATGCACTTAGAGAATTTTGGTGGATGGTTAAATTATCCTGATTATTACTTTTTCTGGGCATATCAATATGGACATCTATTTAACTCATCAAACTATAAAAATGAAGAGATGGAAACCCTTGTTGAAAAAACACTTCATATGGAAGTAAATAATCCAGAGTACGAAAAACTAATTAAACAGATGATAGAGATTGCATTCGAAGATGTTCCTAGAATTCCCCTTTATCAACCATATTTAGATGCTGCAATGCAAAAAAATGTTGATGGATACTCTTCTTGGTTCCATAGACAATTGGATTGTAGTACATTAACAAAATCGTAA
- a CDS encoding ABC transporter permease, whose protein sequence is MNQFLTHFKYILKENLVTALSFFMFFVIVFLSIFGSYLAPYDPLLTDATAVLSPPSLAHPFGTDNLGRDVLSRVIVATRLDLWIAFSAVFLSFFIGSALGAISGFWGGWLDKIIGRFCDAIMAFPLFVLAMGIVATLGNSVENIIYATAIINLPFYARVTRSEVLIRRDAGYVQAAKLNGNSDLRILALQIFPNSLPPMMIQVSLNMGWAILNAAGLSFIGLGVRPPDAEWGIMVAEGATYIVSGEWWLALFPGLALMLAVFCFNLLGDGLRDLVDPKKRT, encoded by the coding sequence ATGAATCAATTCTTAACTCATTTTAAATATATATTAAAAGAAAACTTAGTAACAGCACTCTCTTTTTTTATGTTTTTTGTAATAGTTTTTTTATCAATATTTGGCTCATACCTTGCCCCTTATGATCCACTTTTAACAGACGCAACAGCTGTTTTATCTCCCCCTTCATTAGCTCATCCATTTGGGACTGATAATTTAGGAAGAGATGTATTAAGCAGAGTAATTGTTGCCACAAGACTTGATTTATGGATCGCTTTTTCTGCTGTATTTTTATCATTTTTTATTGGTAGTGCCTTAGGTGCAATTTCAGGTTTTTGGGGAGGATGGCTTGACAAAATTATAGGAAGATTTTGTGATGCTATTATGGCATTTCCCCTTTTTGTTTTAGCAATGGGAATAGTTGCAACATTAGGGAATTCAGTGGAAAATATCATCTACGCAACAGCAATAATCAATCTTCCTTTTTATGCAAGAGTTACAAGATCTGAAGTTCTAATTAGAAGAGATGCAGGTTATGTACAAGCAGCAAAATTAAATGGAAACTCTGATTTAAGAATCTTAGCTCTACAAATTTTTCCAAACTCTTTGCCCCCTATGATGATTCAAGTATCTCTTAATATGGGATGGGCAATATTAAATGCCGCTGGACTTTCGTTTATTGGTCTTGGTGTTAGACCTCCTGATGCAGAGTGGGGAATCATGGTAGCTGAAGGCGCAACATATATTGTTTCAGGTGAGTGGTGGTTAGCACTCTTTCCAGGACTTGCTCTAATGCTTGCAGTTTTCTGTTTTAACCTCTTAGGTGATGGTCTAAGAGATTTAGTTGACCCTAAAAAAAGAACATAA
- a CDS encoding ABC transporter permease, giving the protein MKTKIGQIVNRLLQAIPSIIGIVIISFLLTRSLPGDPAVYFAGAMADEESIQQVRVALGLDKGLIEQFFIYIQNLTQGNLGLSLNTGVSVLEEITTRLPASLELTFIGLGFAILVAIPLGILSATKPGSFIDHFTRVLVTMGVSLPTFFTGLFLIYVFYFLLGVAPSPIGRLDIIYLSPPHVTGFYTIDSLLANDMETFMASVKQLILPSITLGIFALAPIARMTRASMINALSSDYVRTAKANGLPQGMILVTYALRNSLLSILTTLGMVFSFLLGANVLVEKVFSWPGIGSFAIEALVASDYAAVQGFVLTMAMLFVVVNLIIDIVLTLIDPRVSIDN; this is encoded by the coding sequence ATGAAAACAAAAATTGGACAAATAGTAAATAGATTATTACAAGCAATACCCTCTATTATAGGTATTGTAATAATCTCATTTTTATTGACCAGATCTTTGCCAGGGGATCCAGCAGTATATTTTGCTGGAGCTATGGCAGATGAAGAGTCAATACAACAAGTAAGAGTTGCTTTAGGTTTAGATAAGGGTTTGATTGAACAGTTTTTTATCTATATTCAAAATCTGACTCAAGGTAATTTAGGACTCTCTTTAAATACAGGTGTTTCTGTGCTTGAAGAGATTACAACAAGACTACCTGCCTCTTTGGAGTTAACATTTATTGGACTTGGTTTTGCAATTTTAGTTGCAATTCCTTTAGGTATTTTATCAGCAACAAAACCTGGCAGTTTTATTGATCATTTTACAAGAGTATTAGTAACAATGGGAGTATCTTTGCCAACCTTTTTTACAGGATTGTTTTTGATATATGTTTTCTATTTTCTTTTAGGTGTAGCGCCCTCTCCTATTGGAAGACTTGATATTATATATCTATCTCCTCCACATGTAACAGGATTTTATACTATTGATTCTTTACTAGCAAATGATATGGAGACTTTTATGGCTAGTGTTAAACAGCTTATTTTACCCTCTATTACTTTGGGAATATTTGCTTTAGCTCCAATTGCAAGAATGACAAGAGCTTCAATGATAAATGCTCTTTCAAGTGATTATGTAAGAACTGCAAAGGCAAATGGACTTCCACAAGGAATGATTTTAGTAACTTATGCCCTTAGAAACTCTTTGTTATCAATATTAACAACCCTTGGAATGGTTTTCTCATTTTTATTGGGTGCAAATGTTTTAGTTGAAAAAGTATTTTCATGGCCTGGTATTGGTTCTTTTGCTATAGAAGCTTTAGTTGCTTCTGATTATGCTGCTGTACAAGGTTTTGTCTTAACAATGGCAATGCTTTTTGTGGTAGTAAATTTAATAATAGATATTGTTTTAACTCTTATTGACCCAAGAGTATCAATAGATAATTAA
- a CDS encoding dipeptide ABC transporter ATP-binding protein, with translation MYSFLNIDKLSVDFKTRNGIVHGVKEVSFEIDKGQILGVIGESGSGKSVTAFTVLGLLDSAGYVSNGEIKYEGFSLTKAKEKELREYRGREISMIFQNPRAALNPIRCVGKQIEDVLICHKQATKQDAKEKAIKMLEKVKIVNAKQRYWSYPFELSGGMCQRVMIAIAIACNPRLLIADEPTTGLDVTTQKVIMDLIKELAKQHNMSVMLITHDLGMAALYCDNICVMQKGEIVEKNSVFNLFRNPTHPYTKKLIAASPGPKSKLEDLTAIPDEMENETIKIVKKEEKKKLIKSNEIVLEVIDLVKKFPIGKKALFSFSKKDEEEVFTAVNGISFSLKRGESLGLVGESGCGKSTTSNMITKLLEPTSGDIILENENITPYSATAFAKMKQRSKIQMVFQDPTESLNPRFTAFDSISEPLKRLLNMKNNKEIKKRVEELSLMVGLPIHLLSRFPHQLSGGQKARVGIARAISVNPKVLILDEPTSALDVSVQAVVLQLLDKLKRELQMSYIFVSHDLNVVKLLCERVIVMNRGEIIEQGNVYDILENPKEEYTKKLIASIPHFEPEKLALVEE, from the coding sequence ATGTATTCATTTTTAAATATTGATAAACTAAGTGTCGATTTCAAAACAAGAAATGGAATTGTTCATGGGGTTAAAGAGGTATCTTTTGAGATAGATAAGGGTCAAATTTTAGGTGTTATTGGGGAGAGTGGTTCTGGGAAATCGGTAACTGCATTTACTGTTTTGGGACTTCTTGATAGTGCTGGATATGTAAGTAATGGAGAGATTAAATATGAAGGTTTTTCCCTTACAAAAGCAAAAGAGAAAGAACTAAGAGAGTATAGAGGTAGAGAAATCTCTATGATTTTTCAAAATCCAAGGGCTGCACTAAATCCAATTAGATGTGTAGGTAAACAAATAGAAGATGTACTTATTTGCCATAAACAAGCTACAAAACAGGATGCAAAAGAGAAAGCTATTAAAATGCTTGAAAAAGTAAAAATAGTAAATGCAAAACAGAGATATTGGTCATACCCTTTTGAACTATCAGGAGGTATGTGTCAAAGGGTTATGATTGCAATTGCAATTGCTTGTAATCCAAGACTATTAATTGCTGATGAACCAACAACAGGGCTTGATGTTACTACTCAAAAAGTAATTATGGATTTAATAAAAGAGTTAGCAAAACAACACAATATGTCAGTTATGCTTATTACCCATGACTTAGGGATGGCAGCACTATATTGTGATAATATTTGTGTTATGCAAAAGGGTGAAATAGTTGAAAAAAACTCTGTTTTTAATCTTTTTAGAAACCCTACCCATCCTTATACAAAAAAACTAATCGCAGCCTCTCCTGGACCTAAATCAAAACTTGAAGATTTAACTGCAATTCCAGATGAGATGGAGAATGAAACTATAAAAATAGTAAAAAAAGAGGAGAAAAAAAAGCTAATTAAATCAAATGAGATAGTACTTGAAGTTATAGATTTAGTTAAAAAATTTCCTATTGGTAAAAAAGCACTTTTTTCTTTTTCAAAAAAAGATGAAGAGGAGGTTTTTACAGCTGTAAATGGTATATCATTTTCTTTAAAAAGAGGTGAAAGTCTAGGTTTGGTTGGAGAATCAGGTTGCGGAAAATCAACAACTTCAAATATGATAACAAAACTTTTAGAACCAACCTCAGGTGATATTATCTTAGAAAATGAAAATATAACCCCTTATAGTGCTACAGCTTTTGCCAAAATGAAACAAAGAAGTAAAATTCAAATGGTTTTTCAAGACCCAACTGAGAGTCTAAATCCTAGATTTACAGCCTTTGATTCAATCTCTGAGCCTTTAAAAAGATTACTTAATATGAAAAACAATAAAGAGATAAAAAAAAGAGTTGAAGAGTTAAGTTTAATGGTTGGACTTCCTATTCATCTTCTTTCTAGATTTCCCCACCAATTATCTGGTGGACAAAAAGCAAGAGTTGGAATAGCAAGAGCAATATCAGTAAATCCAAAGGTTTTAATCCTTGATGAACCAACCTCAGCTTTGGATGTATCTGTACAAGCAGTTGTTTTACAACTTTTAGACAAATTAAAAAGAGAGTTACAAATGAGTTATATTTTTGTATCTCACGATTTAAATGTGGTTAAACTGCTTTGTGAAAGGGTTATTGTGATGAATAGAGGAGAGATTATTGAACAAGGAAATGTTTATGATATTTTAGAAAATCCCAAAGAGGAGTATACTAAAAAACTTATTGCATCAATACCTCATTTTGAGCCTGAGAAACTAGCTCTTGTTGAGGAATAA
- the atzF gene encoding allophanate hydrolase: MLKDQLFDISHIHEAYKKGIKAEEIIQEVYRRIEEIADNGIFIYLNSKEEVLKEVSSLEEMDLTKKPLWGIPFAVKDNIDVKDLPTTAACPEYEYIAKEDAFVVKLLKEAGAICIGKTNLDQFATGLVGVRTPYEVPKNAVDSSIVPGGSSSGSAVCVSHQIVSFSLGTDTAGSGRVPAALNNIVGFKPTLGTLSKQGVVPACLTLDTISIFALTIDDATKLFDITSKYNVKDPYSIKKEEKYPKNSSNLTVAIPNKNSMIFYEDSFEEKSYKKTVELIKKRGFFIKEIDLEPFFEVGELLYEGSWVAERYTVIGNLIESSPEKILEITRNIISKAKNFSSSDVYRDIYKLNKLKREIELIMEDVDLLALPTIPRPYSVQDLKDEPIVANSRLGLYTKFVNLLNFSAIAFPVEKREDGFASGITAMSTAHKESVLVEFSKELQEEMTLYYGNSNQKIVTKRKEEKTLKNNEIEIAVVGAHMSGMALNGELLKLNSRFLYKTKTAKKYKFYKLQGDLPIRPGLVKVKDGVAIELEVWAMPLENFGAFEKTIPSPLCIGTIELEDSKEVKGFLCESYAIETATDISQFGGFRTYLNSISK, from the coding sequence ATGTTAAAGGATCAACTATTTGATATATCTCATATTCATGAAGCATACAAAAAAGGTATAAAAGCTGAAGAGATTATTCAAGAAGTATATAGAAGAATAGAAGAGATTGCTGATAATGGGATTTTTATCTATCTAAACTCTAAAGAGGAAGTTTTAAAAGAAGTTTCATCTTTAGAAGAGATGGATTTAACAAAAAAACCATTATGGGGGATCCCTTTTGCAGTAAAAGATAATATAGATGTAAAAGATTTACCTACAACAGCTGCTTGTCCAGAGTATGAATATATAGCAAAAGAGGACGCTTTTGTTGTTAAACTTCTAAAAGAAGCGGGAGCTATTTGTATTGGTAAAACTAACCTTGACCAATTTGCAACTGGATTAGTGGGGGTTAGAACTCCTTATGAAGTTCCAAAAAATGCTGTTGATTCATCTATTGTTCCTGGTGGTTCAAGCTCTGGTTCTGCTGTTTGTGTATCACATCAAATTGTTAGTTTTTCGTTAGGAACAGATACAGCTGGTTCAGGTAGAGTTCCTGCTGCACTTAATAATATTGTAGGATTTAAACCAACTTTAGGAACCTTATCAAAACAAGGTGTAGTTCCTGCTTGTCTTACTTTGGATACAATTTCCATCTTTGCTCTTACAATCGATGATGCAACAAAACTATTTGATATTACTTCAAAATATAATGTAAAAGATCCCTACTCTATAAAAAAAGAAGAGAAATATCCTAAAAACTCTTCAAATCTTACAGTCGCAATTCCAAATAAAAACTCAATGATTTTTTATGAAGATAGTTTTGAAGAGAAATCTTATAAAAAAACTGTTGAACTAATTAAAAAAAGAGGTTTTTTTATAAAAGAGATAGATTTAGAACCATTTTTTGAAGTGGGTGAACTTTTATATGAAGGTTCTTGGGTTGCAGAGAGATATACAGTTATAGGAAATCTAATAGAGAGTTCTCCTGAAAAAATTCTTGAGATAACAAGAAACATCATCTCAAAAGCAAAAAACTTTTCATCTAGTGATGTTTACAGAGATATTTATAAATTAAACAAACTAAAAAGAGAGATTGAGCTTATTATGGAAGATGTTGATCTTTTAGCTCTTCCAACTATTCCAAGACCTTATAGTGTACAAGATTTAAAAGATGAACCTATTGTTGCAAACTCAAGATTAGGTTTATATACAAAATTTGTAAATTTATTAAACTTTAGCGCCATAGCTTTTCCTGTTGAAAAAAGAGAAGATGGTTTTGCAAGTGGAATAACAGCAATGTCAACTGCACATAAAGAGTCAGTTTTGGTTGAGTTTTCAAAAGAGTTACAAGAAGAGATGACTCTTTATTATGGAAATTCTAATCAAAAAATAGTGACAAAAAGAAAAGAGGAAAAAACTCTAAAAAACAATGAAATAGAGATTGCAGTTGTTGGTGCACATATGAGTGGTATGGCACTAAATGGTGAACTTCTAAAACTAAATTCAAGATTTTTATACAAAACAAAAACAGCTAAAAAATACAAATTTTATAAACTTCAAGGGGATTTGCCAATAAGACCAGGACTTGTAAAAGTAAAAGATGGTGTTGCTATTGAGTTAGAAGTTTGGGCAATGCCTTTGGAAAACTTTGGAGCTTTTGAAAAAACTATTCCTTCCCCTTTGTGTATTGGAACAATTGAGCTTGAAGACTCAAAAGAGGTAAAAGGGTTTTTATGTGAATCATATGCAATTGAAACTGCAACTGATATTTCACAATTTGGTGGTTTTAGAACTTATTTAAATTCAATTTCAAAATAA
- a CDS encoding class I SAM-dependent methyltransferase, with product MALEDRLKWDKKYETTPALLEKREASAKLKEIIDLVKGNKALDVACGTGRNSIFLASKGFVVDAIDISEVALENLNRKDYRNITTKQVDLDEFTPAKESYDLIVQTNFLDRKLIPSLAKALKKEGILLIETYMEDEINEKPPSNSEFLLKKEELKSFFDDNFEVLDYVEFLNESHEIYKMMKQLIVVKRK from the coding sequence ATGGCACTAGAAGATAGACTTAAATGGGATAAAAAATACGAAACAACTCCTGCTCTACTTGAAAAAAGAGAGGCAAGTGCAAAACTTAAAGAGATTATTGATCTTGTAAAAGGTAACAAAGCTTTAGATGTTGCATGTGGAACAGGAAGAAACTCAATTTTTCTAGCAAGTAAAGGGTTTGTTGTAGATGCAATTGATATTTCTGAAGTTGCTTTGGAAAATTTAAATAGAAAAGATTATAGAAATATTACTACAAAACAAGTTGATTTAGATGAATTTACACCTGCAAAAGAGAGTTATGATTTAATAGTTCAAACAAATTTTTTGGATAGAAAACTTATTCCTAGCCTTGCAAAAGCATTGAAAAAAGAGGGAATTTTGCTAATTGAAACCTATATGGAAGATGAGATTAATGAAAAACCACCATCAAACTCTGAATTTTTATTAAAAAAAGAGGAGTTGAAATCTTTTTTTGATGATAATTTTGAAGTTTTAGATTATGTTGAATTTTTAAACGAAAGTCATGAAATTTATAAAATGATGAAACAATTAATTGTAGTAAAGAGAAAATAA